In one Drosophila pseudoobscura strain MV-25-SWS-2005 chromosome X, UCI_Dpse_MV25, whole genome shotgun sequence genomic region, the following are encoded:
- the LOC6902259 gene encoding DNA-directed RNA polymerases I, II, and III subunit RPABC1 has protein sequence MDDEAETYKLWRIRKTIMQLSHDRGYLVTQDELDQTLEQFKDMFGDKPSEKRPARSDLIVLVAHNDDPTDQMFVFFPEEPKIGIKTIKTYCTRMQEENIHRAIVVVQGGMTPSAKQSLVDMAPKYILEQFLESELLINITEHELVPEHVVMTVEEKQELLSRYKLKENMLMRIQAGDPVARYFGLKRGQVVKIIRSSETAGRYISYRLVC, from the coding sequence ATGGATGACGAGGCTGAAACCTACAAACTATGGCGCATTCGCAAGACCATAATGCAACTGAGTCACGATCGTGGATATTTGGTGACCCAGGACGAATTGGACCAGACGCTAGAGCAGTTTAAAGACATGTTTGGCGACAAGCCAAGCGAAAAGAGACCGGCCAGGTCCGACCTGATTGTACTGGTGGCCCACAACGACGATCCCACTGATCAAATGTTCGTCTTTTTCCCGGAGGAGCCGAAGATTGGCATCAAGACGATCAAAACCTATTGCACCCGTATGCAGGAAGAGAACATTCATAGAGCAATCGTTGTGGTCCAGGGCGGCATGACACCCTCGGCCAAGCAATCGCTCGTGGACATGGCACCCAAGTACATTCTGGAACAGTTTCTGGAGTCTGAGCTGCTAATCAACATCACTGAACACGAACTGGTGCCGGAGCATGTGGTGATGACGGTGGAGGAGAAACAGGAGCTGCTCAGTCGCTACAAGCTGAAGGAGAACATGTTGATGCGCATTCAGGCCGGCGATCCAGTGGCTCGCTATTTCGGCCTTAAGCGTGGTCAGGTGGTGAAGATCATCCGTTCCTCGGAAACAGCTGGTAGATACATCTCCTACCGCCTCGTCTGCTGA
- the LOC4815528 gene encoding uncharacterized protein yields the protein MSKLSDGSISICKFLEAYEQQPCLYNPELENYKNRVAREEAYTAMIEELKVPQLSINDIKRKIKSIRTVYSKELGTRRRFKEQGKPYDTKLIWFNLADAFLSNSHGRNRKKTPAVNPASRILFNATSDISMSEDAIEAAVGDETDYTESTKQHFVASSTPNGRSTRQNSMTNGSGRSLTYDLTVDDSILEENTQVQEELTGQSQPNTQQQQQRKPVYTSPGAAQPPVRSLQPESEQQQQQIDPPATAPPPPLVALAAPHPDDDMTHFGQSIGSQLRQITNPYSRSWAKMRIQQILFSAETGSFESSAGNFIDATNFTSPV from the exons ATGTCGAAATTGAGCGATGGCAGCATTTCAATCTGCAAGTTCTTGGAGGCCTACGAACAGCAGCCTTGCTTGTACAACCCCGAATTGGAGAACTACAAGAATCGTGTGGCCCGCGAGGAGGCCTACACCGCGATGATCGAGGAGCTCAAGGTTCCACAACTGTCGATCAACGATATCAAGCGGAAGATCAAGAGTATACGCACCGTCTACTCCAAGGAGCTGGGCACTCGCAGGCGCTTCAAGGAACAGGGCAAGCCCTACGACACAAAGCTTATTTGGTTCAATCTGGCCGATGCCTTCCTTTCGAATTCCCACGGCAGGAAC AGAAAGAAAACGCCAGCCGTGAATCCAGCTAGCAGAATCCTTTTCAATGCCACTTCGGACATCAGTATGAGCGAGGATGCCATAGAGGCGGCGGTTGGTGACGAAACGGATTATACGGAAAGCACCAAACAGCATTTTGTGGCATCGTCCACTCCCAATGGTCGCAGCACTCGGCAAAATTCTATGACAAATGGCAGCGGACGCAGTTTGACCTACGACCTCACTGTTGATGATTCCATTTTAGAGGAAAATACACAAGTACAGGAGGAGCTCACGGGCCAGAGTCAACCaaacacacagcagcagcagcagcgcaaacCTGTATACACTTCTCCGGGAGCTGCACAGCCTCCAGTCCGCAGCCTTCAGCCGGagtcggagcagcagcagcaacagatcGATCCACCAGCTAcagccccaccaccaccactagTGGCACTTGCCGCACCGCATCCCGATGATGATATGACGCACTTTGGCCAAAGCATTGGATCGCAGCTGCGGCAGATAACCAATCCGTACAGCCGCTCATGGGCCAAGATGCGCATTCAGCAGATACTCTTTTCCGCCGAGACCGGAAGCTTTGAAAGCTCCGCAGGCAACTTTATTGATGCCACAAATTTCACCTCTCCAGTTTAG